From Juglans regia cultivar Chandler chromosome 6, Walnut 2.0, whole genome shotgun sequence, the proteins below share one genomic window:
- the LOC109012903 gene encoding VAMP-like protein YKT61, with amino-acid sequence MKITALLVLKCTPEGSDPVILANATDVSHFGYFQRSSVKEFIVFVSRTVAKRTLPSQRQSVQHEEYKVHSYNRNGLCVLGFMDDHYPVRSAFSLLNQVLDEYQKNFGDSWKTAQADNTQAWPYLSEALTKFQDPAEADKLLRIQRELDETKIILHKTIDSVLARGEKLDSLVEKSSDLSSASQMFYKQAKKTNQCCTIL; translated from the exons atgaagatcACGGCGCTTTTGGTGCTGAAGTGCACCCCGGAAGGGTCCGATCCGGTCATACTTGCGAACGCGACGGACGTTAGCCACTTCGGGTACTTCCAGAGGTCCAGCGTCAAGGAGTTCATCGTTTTCGTCTCTCGCACCGTCGCCAAGCGCACGCTACCCTCCCAGCGTCAATCCGTCCAGCACGAAG AGTACAAGGTGCATTCTTACAACAGAAATGGCCTTTGTGTATTGGGCTTTATGGATGATCACTACCCAGTTCGAAGTGCCTTTTCTCTGCTCAACCAG GTGCTAGATGAGTATCAGAAAAATTTTGGCGACTCATGGAAGACTGCACAAGCAGATAATACCCAAGCATGGCCATATCTGAGTGAAGCTTTGACAAAATTCCAG GACCCTGCGGAGGCTGATAAGTTGTTGAGAATTCAGAGGGAGTTGGATGAAACTAAAATTATCCTT CATAAGACTATTGACAGTGTACTTGCACGAGGTGAGAAACTGGACAGTTTAGTTGAAAAGAGTTCGGATCTCAGTTCAGCATCACAG ATGTTCTACAAGCAAGCCAAGAAGACAAACCAGTGTTGTACCATACTGTGA